From Nocardia sp. NBC_00416:
CAGCAGCGCGGTGGCGATCACGTCACCCTTCTGCCGGGCGACGATGGTCAGCGTGGCGAAGGAACGGCCGCGATGCTGCGGCTGGACCACGTAGTACACCGGGGCGTCGCTCTTGCCTTCGCGCGCGAAGATCACGTGCACGGACTTCACCGTCTTGTCGGGACAGGCGAAGACGGCCGCGCGCAGGAACTGGGCGAGCAGTTGGCCGCCGAACAGGCGGTGGTACTCCAGCTGCTGGTTGGGGCCCTCGAATACCGACAGGGTGGCCTGCGGGTCGGGGGCGGGCGCGGCGGCCTCGTCGGCACCCTGCGGCGCGGTCGGCCGCAGGCGCAGATCCATACACGCGAGGAGATCGGTCCAGAGATCGGGCATACAGCGAGTGTAAACCCGTATCTCCTAATTTGAGAACGGTATTCTCACCTAATCCGCGTGCGCGAATCCCCGGGCGCAGAACTCCCAGATCTCCTCGGCCGAGATGGGGTACGCGGTCTCGTCGTCGATGCCGCCGTTGGACTGCGCGGTGAACATGACCGTCTGCATCACCATGGCCGCCATGCGCCGGGGATTGACCTCGGTGCGCAGCAGTCCGGCCTCGTCGGCGTCGATCATGAGTTCGGTGAACAGCGCGAGCAGCGGTGTGTGCGCGACCTTCACCTGAGCCGGGTGGCTGACCAGCAGTTGCGGTGCGAAATCGGTGAACAGCGGGCGCTGTGCGGTCGGATCGGGCCGGCACAGTTCGTACAGGAGTTCCACGGCCAGTTGCAGGCGATCCAGGGCGCTGTTCTTGCCCGCGGCGGCCGCGCGGATCTGCTCCGCGGTGCGGCTCAGCGCATCCTCGAACAGTGCCAGCAGCAGTTCGTGCTTACCGTCGAACTGCAGGTAGAAGCTGCGCAGGGACTGTTTCGACCGATCCACGACCTCCTGGACCGTGAAATCGGTGGTGCCCTTTTCGGTGATGATCGCCTGGGCGGCATCGAGAAAGCGCTGGACCCGCTGTTCGGCGCGCAGTTTCGCGGTGCGGATGGAGCGCTCGACGGCGCGCTGCTTCCAGGCCGGCTCTTCGCTTGGGCTGGTCACCGGGCGTCCCGTCCGATCCCATCGATCCCGTCTGTGGAGAACATGAGTGCACTGTACCGGAGAACGTCCCATGTCTGGGCAGGCACGTCCCATGTTCGGTGCCTTGAGGAGACTATTAATTTCATCTCAAGAGAATGCTATTCTCCTGAACGTAACGCAACCCCGCCACAGGAGGCAGCCCGGATGCTCTTCGAGTTCGATGCCGATCAGCGGCTGCTGCGCGATACGGTGCGAGAAGTCACCGCGAAAGAGTGCCCGCCCGCGGTGATCCGCGAGATCGTCGACGCCGGCGCGGACCCGGGCCGGGTCTGGAAGACCTATGTCGATCTCGGGTGGACCGAACTCGTCGAACCGTCCGAAACGGTGGAACTGGCCATCGTCCTCGAGGGTTTGGGCCGGGCGACCGACCCGACGCCCTATCTGGCCACGATGACCCAGTTCGCGCCGCTGGCGGCGGGTTCGGGCACTCCCGACGGAGCCGGTGCCGCCGTGTTCGAGGGGGTTGTCGCCACCCGTGACGGTGACGGCTGGCTGCTGAGCGGCACCGCCGCGCCGGTGCTGGACGGTGACCGCTGCGATCGCCTGGCCGTGGTCACCGACGCCGGTGTGTTCGTGGTGCCCGCCCATGCCGTGACCACTCGGCGTACCGCCGCATTCGATCCGGTGCTGCACCTGGCCGAGGTCACCTTCGACGCGGTCCGGGTCACCGACGGCGACCGCACCGACGCGGACCCGGAACGCGCCCGGCAGCTGGCGGTGACGGGCCTGGCGCTGACCACGGTGGGCGCCTGCCAGCGAATACTCGATCTGGTCCTGGACCATGTGCGGACGCGACATCAGTTCGGCACCGCTATCGGCGCCTTCCAGGCGGTACAGCACAAGGCCGCCGATATGCACACGGCCGTCGAGCGGGCGCGCGCGCTCGCGTACTTCGCCGCCCTGTGCCTGGCCGAGGACGATCCGCGCCGCGGACTTGCGGCCGCGATGGCGAAAGCATCGGCAGGGGAATGCCAGTCGACGGTGTTCCGCCACGGTGTGCAGTTGTTCGGCGCCA
This genomic window contains:
- a CDS encoding acyl-CoA dehydrogenase family protein: MLFEFDADQRLLRDTVREVTAKECPPAVIREIVDAGADPGRVWKTYVDLGWTELVEPSETVELAIVLEGLGRATDPTPYLATMTQFAPLAAGSGTPDGAGAAVFEGVVATRDGDGWLLSGTAAPVLDGDRCDRLAVVTDAGVFVVPAHAVTTRRTAAFDPVLHLAEVTFDAVRVTDGDRTDADPERARQLAVTGLALTTVGACQRILDLVLDHVRTRHQFGTAIGAFQAVQHKAADMHTAVERARALAYFAALCLAEDDPRRGLAAAMAKASAGECQSTVFRHGVQLFGAMGFTWENDLQFAIKRAKAGELLFGGAAHHRAVVAAEYLATAR
- a CDS encoding TetR/AcrR family transcriptional regulator, yielding MTSPSEEPAWKQRAVERSIRTAKLRAEQRVQRFLDAAQAIITEKGTTDFTVQEVVDRSKQSLRSFYLQFDGKHELLLALFEDALSRTAEQIRAAAAGKNSALDRLQLAVELLYELCRPDPTAQRPLFTDFAPQLLVSHPAQVKVAHTPLLALFTELMIDADEAGLLRTEVNPRRMAAMVMQTVMFTAQSNGGIDDETAYPISAEEIWEFCARGFAHAD